The following proteins are co-located in the Cutaneotrichosporon cavernicola HIS019 DNA, chromosome: 3 genome:
- a CDS encoding uncharacterized protein (5'-nucleotidase, C-terminal domain) — protein MSVNLPLLAFNDVYRVSQRFVPQPGSPEEDVKPDAEIGVGQFGQLINTIRQEWKTQENGTQDGLVLFAGDVFSPSVESSVTRGSHMVPILNALKLDAACIGNHDFDFGYPHMTKLVGDTNFPWLLSNVVDTLTGTTPVPLHRFYVTERCGVRIGLVGLVEEDWIATIPSWPNNFAYRPMKEVGLELSRELRDPNGPHRVDIIIALTHSRVPNDIQLAKDLGAVKDRDTQNEQGVDLIIGGHDHIYYIGKGADSWEGYVGLRDRPGTRDDDGVRLIKSGTDFRDLSEATLELSPPNENAVRRRVITSLTGKHHYVTPASPTSPKLDKLVKNLLDSVTKTLHQPVCYTITPFDARSEIVRTQECALGNWAADVLLHAYDESLVEKNARVRFEKDGADGEGGKTLTEGADAVIICGGTLRGDSQYGPGIITLGDILEIFAFDDPVVCLEIDGKGIWDTLESALSKWPAQEGRFPIVAGLAVEWDHRKPPGQRIDSIHLTVQETEHNDDEYDPSAEVLYMEQPDGTRIEIKQARVKLGEEVKNVEGGRTYYVITRDYMAKGFDGFEALKDRHMIVDHEVGQSMSSIIRSFLLGSSFIFRMTQPAAEAHQDHLDHICSRTSNLLKRHRTLQCSPSQSIASSPSKAKYDLGQFVDSPGTSPMHPSFKNIVEAATAVKTEQVESSISSISTSGWGMLRRHVIEHDWVTIREALHVAKHEHMSDVDPCDGRKLRHQTIYDKTPPAATPRTGTPGLLVDPKRKAELKDLAPDVAIVAPQVDGRMRDIASDDGEQES, from the exons ATGTCCGTCAACCTCCCATTGCTCGCGTTCAACGACGTGTACCGCGTCTCGCAGCGCTTCGTGCCCCAGCCGGGGTCgccagaggaggatgtGAAGCCTGACGCCGAGATCGGCGTAGGCCAGTTCGGCCAGCTCATCAACACAATCAGACAGGAGTGGAAAACGCAGGAGAATGGAACACAggacggcctcgtccttTTCGCGGGGGACGTGTTTAGCCCCTCGGTCGAGAGCAGCGTGACACGCGGAAGTCATATG GTTCCCATCCTCAACGCACTCAAACTTGATGCTGCTTGCATTG GCAACCACGACTTCGACTTTGGATACCCGCACATGACCAAGCTTGTGGGCGACACCAACTTTCCCTGGCTGCTCAGCAATGTCGTGGATACGCTTACTGGCACGACACCGGTCCCGCTCCACCGCTTCTACGTGACGGAGCGGTGTGGCGTCCGCATCGGTcttgtcggcctcgtcgagga GGACTGGATCGCGACCATCCCATCGTGGCCCAACAACTTTGCCTACCGGCCCATGAaggaggtcggcctcgaaCTGTCCAGGGAGCTGCGTGACCCGAACGGACCGCACCGCGTCGACATTATCATCGCGCTCACTCACTCACGCGTGCCCAATGATATCCAGCTTGCCAAGGACCTTGGCGCCGTCAAGGACCGCGACACCCAGAACGAACAGGGTGTTGACCTCATCATTGGCGGGCATGATCAC ATATACTAC attGGCAAGGGTGCCGACTCGTGGGAGGGTTATGTCGGGCTCCGGGACAGGCCGGGGACGCGTGACGATGACGGTGTCCG CCTCATCAAGAGTGGCACGGACTTCCGCGACTTGAGTGAGGCGACGCTCGAGCTATCCCCACCCAACGAGAACGCGGTCCGCCGACGCGTCATCACTTCCTTGACCGGGAAGCATCACTACGTcacccccgcctcccctACGTCGCCAaagctcgacaagctcgtgAAGAACCTGCTCGATTCTGTTACAAAGACTCTCCACCAGCCTGTGTGTTACACTATCACGCCGTTCGACGCGCGCTCCGAAATCGTACGCACGCAGGAGTGCGCGCTCGGTAATTGGGCTGCGGACGTGTTGCTGCATGCGTACGACGAGAGCCTGGTGGAGAAGAACGCGCGCGTCAGATTCGAGAAGGATGGCGCAGATGGTGAAGGGGGTAAGACCCTCACTGAGGGCGCGGACGCGGTCATCATCTGTGGTGGGACACTGCGAGGCGACTCGCAGTACGGCCCAGGTATCATCACGCTGGGTGACATCCTTG AGATCTTTGCATTCGATGACCCGGTTGTGTGCCTCGAGATTGATGGCAAAGGGATCTGGGACACTCTGGAGAGCGCCTTGTCCAAGTGGCCTGCCCAAGAAGG CCGTTTCCCCATCGTGGCTGGACTCGCAGTGGAGTGGGACCACCGCAAGCCTCCTGGGCAGCGCATCGACAGCATCCACCTCACTGTACAGGAGACTGAGCACAATGATGACGAATACGACCCTAGCGCCGAGGTTCTCTACATGGAACAGCCCGACGGTACGCGCATCGAGATCAAGCAGGCCAGGGTtaagctcggcgaggaggtcaagaACGTGGAGGGCGGCCGTACATATTACGTC ATCACGCGAGACTACATGGCGAAAGGCTTCGACGGCTTCGAGGCGCTGAAGGACCGCCACATGATAGTCGACCATGAGGTGGGCCAGAGCATGAGTTCCATCATCCGCtcgttcctcctcggctcgTCCTTCATCTTTAGAATGACGCAGCCCGCCGCAGAAGCTCACCAGGACCACCTCGATCACATCTGCTCCCGGACGTCGAACTTGTTAAAGCGGCATAGGACGTTACAGTGCTCGCCTTCTCAGTCTATTGCGAGCTCGCCTTCCAAGGCCAAGTACGACTTGGGTCAATTCGTGGACTCGCCGGGCACATCTCCAATGCACCCGAGCTTCAAGAACATTGTGGAAGCTGCCACGGCTGTTAAGACTGAGCAGGTCGAGTCGTCGATTTCATCGATCTCGACGTCTGGGTGGGGCATGCTGCGCCGCCATGTGATTGAGCACGACTGGGTCACCATCCGTGAGGCACTGCACGTCGCCAAGCACGAACACATGAGCGATGTCGACCCCTGCGACGGCCGCAAGCTCCGCCACCAGACGATTTATGACAAGACGCCGCCTGCCGCAACTCCGCGCACTGGGACTCCTGGCCTCCTGGTCGACcccaa
- the RPA135 gene encoding uncharacterized protein (DNA-dependent RNA polymerase catalyzes the transcription of DNA into RNA using the four ribonucleoside triphosphates as substrates), protein MVAAFDPLSPSKATSSKFPDKSTFGTLTRERQNRHPNVNGPDFQKLEELVRPHIESFDALTEGGDDGAAGLLQLGVQDLGEKVVFDGKPTDRMPFGNKITYRISQVAMSKPMVSDRDKLAIERRIYPSEARERLTTYRSRLTVTIKWKVTTEEGTTREYDEIRECGLLPVMVKSQRCNLRGASSAELVRRGEESSSWGGYFIVNGNEKLVRYLILPRRHFPINLERPSFAKRGVGYSRYGCQIRCVRPDQSACTNTIHYLSSGGATLRFAWRKVEYMIPLVLILKALVDASDLEIFEGLVQGESDNTFLTDRVELLLRGQKAWGLHTGTQCLEYLGDKFRVVMNCPEDWSNVQVGSFLLKKVVLVHLPNPREKFRMLLFMLRKLYSMVAGSSCPDNPDSPQLHEVLLPGFLYSMIIKERFEESLLGVRQQILQDIRMNRVKDFTSAKYFPSVLSKVNFDVGAKLSYFLATGNLVSPTGLDLQQTSGFTIVAEKLNFYRYLSHFRCIHRGAFFAELKTTSVRKLLPESWGFLCPVHTPDGSPCGLLNHLSHTCQIVTKTLDTTQIARLLSEHGMSQVFASNIDGKRYVTVQLDGRVIGWATPPVVAKLALMLRRLKTEGDARVPLDLEIGHVPVTSAGQYPGLYLFGSRSRMMRPVTYLPNSKLDHVGTFEQVYMDIAITPEEIEKNVSTHVELDPTSMLSVVANMTPFSDFNQSPRNMYQCQMGKQSMGTPSTAHSRRTDNKMYRLQSGQTPIVRPKLWNDYGFDQFPNSTNAIVAVISYTGYDMEDAMILNKSAHERGFGYGTVYKSDIFDLKDMARSRTAAPTLHFGFGRDVKDNSPWRNFIDNDGLPIVGTQVKAGDPLAAYMDDISGKTKVHKYKGDETAYVETVRVLGSDLGDSELQKIQITLRIPRSPLIGDKFSSRHGQKGVCSQRFPMIDMPFSESGMQPDVIINPHAFPSRMTIGMLVEFLAGKSGALHGMAQDGTPFKFSDDDRPVEYFGEQLLKAGYNYHGNEPMYSGITGEELRADIYIGVCAYQRLRHMVNDKFQARATGPVDSLTRQPVKGRKRAGGIRFGEMERDALIAHGTSFLLQDRLMNCSDYSTAWVCRSCGSLISLGFDDTVGPNDGRRAEYCRICERHEQPGALDGAMQPSSVGIAAKAVGGNSKMDVVAVPYVFRYLCAEMACMGIRLNLTVV, encoded by the exons ATGGTCGCGGCCTTCGACCCCCTGTCGCCTTCAAAGGCGACATCGTCAAAGTTTCCCGACAAGTCGACGTTCGGGACCCTCACCCGCGAGCGTCAGAACCGACACCCAAACGTCAATGGGCCCGACTTCCagaagctcgaggagctcgtccgccCTCACATTGAGAGCTTTGACGCACTCACCGAGGGCGGTGACGACGGAGCGGCGGGACTCCTCCAGCTTGGTGTGCAGGACCTTGGCGAGAAAGTGGTGTTTGACGGCAAACCGACGGACCGAATGCCCTTTGGCAACAAGATCACCT ACCGGATATCGCAGGTTGCGATGAGCAAGCCCATGGTATCTGACCgcgacaagctcgccaTTGAGCGTCGCATCTACCCTTCCGAAGCACGTGAGCGCCTCACCACCTACCGCTCCCGCCTGACTGTCACCATCAAGTGGAAGGTGACTACCGAGGAGGGGACCACgcgcgagtacgacgaGATTCGCGAGTGCGGCCTGCTTCCCGTCATGGTAAAGTCGCAGCGCTGCAACCTCCGTGGCGCATCTagcgccgagctcgtgcgGCGCGGGGAAGAGAGCTCGTCCTGGGGCGGGTACTTTATCGTCAACGGTAACGAAAAGCTCGTCCGCTatctcatcctcccccgccgccaCTTCCccatcaacctcgagcgtcCGTCCTTTGCCAAGCGTGGTGTCGGGTACTCGCGTTACGGTTGCCAGATCCGCTGCGTTCGTCCCGACCAGTCAGCCTGCACCAACACGATCCACTACCTCTCCTCGGGTGGTGCGACCCTGCGTTTTGCTTGGCGCAAGGTCGAGTACATGATTCCCCTCGTGCTCATTCTTaaggcgctcgtcgacgcgagCGACCTTGAGATCTTTGAGGGCCTCGTCCAGGGCGAGTCCGACAACACTTTCCTCACGGACcgtgtcgagctcctcctccgtggCCAGAAGGCGTGGGGTTTACACACCGGCACTCAGTGCCTCGAGTACCTCGGTGACAAGTTCCGTGTCGTCATGAACTGCCCAGAGGACTGGAGCAACGTCCAGGTCGGCAGCTTCCTGCTCAAGAAGGTTGTGCTCGTCCACCTCCCGAACCCCCGCGAGAAGTTCCGCATGCTCCTCTTCATGCTCCGCAAGCTCTACTCGATGGTCGCTGGTTCGTCTTGCCCGGACAACCCGGACTCGCCGCAGCTCCacgaggtcctcctccctgGTTTCCTCTACTCGATGATCATCAAAGAGCGCTTTGAGGAgtcgctcctcggcgtccgcCAGCAGATCCTCCAGGACATCCGGATGAACCGCGTAAAGGACTTTACGAGCGCAAAGTACTTCCCCAGCGTGCTCTCCAAGGTCAACTTTGATGTGGGCGCAAAGCTCTCATacttcctcgccaccggTAACCTCGTCTCGCCGActggcctcgaccttcAGCAGACGAGTGGTTTCACCATTGTGGCCGAGAAGCTCAACTTTTACCGCTACCTCTCCCACTTCCGGTGTATTCACCGTGGTGCGTTCttcgccgagctcaagacgACGTCGGTCCGCAAGCTCTTGCCAGAGTCGTGGGGCTTCCTGTGCCCCGTCCACACTCCAGACGGTTCGCCTTGTGGCCTGCTCAACCACCTTTCGCACACGTGCCAGATCGTCACCAAGACGCTTGACACGACCCAAATCGCTCGCCTCCTTTCCGAGCACGGCATGTCGCAGGTCTTTGCGAGCAACATTGACGGCAAGCGCTACGTTACTGTGCAGCTCGACGGCCGTGTCATCGGCTGGGCCACGCCACCTGTTGTCGCCAAGCTGGCTCTCATGCTCCGCCGTCTCAAGACAgagggcgacgcgcgcgtgcCGCTTGACCTCGAAATCGGCCATGTCCCTGTCACTTCGGCCGGCCAGTACCCCGGCTTGTACCTTTTcggctcgcgctcgcgcatGATGCGCCCTGTCACGTACCTGCCCAACAGCAAGCTCGACCACGTCGGCACGTTCGAGCAGGTGTACATGGACATTGCCATCACgcccgaggagattgagaagAACGTCAGCACgcatgtcgagctcgaccccACGTCGATGCTCTCCGTTGTTGCCAACATGACCCCCTTCTCCGACTTCAACCAGTCTCCGCGTAACATGTACCAGTGCCAGATGGGCAAGCAGTCGATGGGTACCCCGTCCACCGCCCACTCGCGCCGCACAGACAACAAGATGTATCGTCTGCAGAGCGGCCAGACGCCCATTGTCCGCCCAAAGCTGTGGAACGACTACGGCTTCGACCAGTTCCCCAACTCTACGAACGCCATCGTCGCAGTCATCTCGTACACTGGTTACGACATGGAGGACGCGATGATTCTCAACAAGTCCGCGCACGAGCGCGGCTTTGGTTACGGCACTGTGTACAAGTCGGACATCTTTGACCTCAAGGACATGGCAAGGTCACGCACCGCTGCGCCGACGCTGCACTTTGGCTTCGGGCGGGACGTCAAGGACAACTCGCCATGGCGCAACTTTATCGACAACGATGGCCTTCCGATTGTCGGGACGCAGGTCAAGGCGGGCGACCCATTGGCCGCGTACATGGACGACATCTCGGGCAAGACCAAGGTCCACAAGTACAAGGGTGACGAGACGGCGTACGTCGAGACTGTGCGCGTGCTTGGGtccgacctcggcgactcGGAGCTGCAGAAGATCCAGATCACGCTGCGCATTCCGCGTTCCCCTCTTATCGGCGACAAGTTCTCGTCGCGTCACGGCCAGAAGGGTGTTTGCTCGCAAAGGTTCCCCATGATCGACATGCCATTCAGCGAGAGCGGGATGCAGCCCGacgtcatcatcaaccCGCACGCGTTCCCGTCGCGTATGACAATCGGAATGTTGGTCGAGTTCCTGGCCGGCAAGAGTGGTGCGCTGCACGGCATGGCACAGGACGGCACTCCATTCAAGTtctcggacgacgacaggcCCGTGGAGTACTTTGGCgagcagctcctcaaggcAGGCTACAATTACCACGGCAACGAGCCGATGTACTCGGGCATcacgggcgaggagctccgCGCCGACATCTACATCGGCGTGTGCGCGTACCAGCGTCTGCGTCACATGGTCAACGACAAGTTCCAGGCCCGTGCCACAGGTCCTGTCGACAGCCTCACCCGTCAGCCCGTCAAGGGTCGTAAGCGCGCCGGTGGTATCCGTTTCGGTGAGATGGAGCGTGATGCTCTCATCGCGCACGGTACAtcgttcctcctccaggaCCGCCTGATGAACTGCTCCGACTACTCGACAGCATGGGTGTGCCGCTCGTGCGGGTCTCTCATCTCGCTCGGGTTCGACGACACGGTCGGACCCAACGACGGGCGCCGTGCCGAGTACTGCCGGATCTGTGAGCGGCACGAGCAGCCTGGggccctcgacggcgcgaTGCAGCCCTCGAGCGTCGGCATAGCGGCCAAGGCCGTTGGCGGTAACAGCAAGATGGACGTAGTTGCGGTGCCGT acgTCTTCCGGTACCTGTGTGCGGAGATGGCGTGTATGGGCATCCGGCTCAACTTGACAGTCGTATAG